Proteins encoded together in one Colius striatus isolate bColStr4 chromosome 3, bColStr4.1.hap1, whole genome shotgun sequence window:
- the MCRIP2 gene encoding MAPK regulated corepressor interacting protein 2 isoform X2, whose amino-acid sequence MYTLTRGPSKLTTQRRTGPTQQAVESSKLGELRGRLQPGNWPPVGPAQKLVFNRVNGKRPQQLGAPEECYTSAHEENVRFIYEAWQQVEQQLDGSRSEDSTCGPVQYVEKTPSPVLKKQ is encoded by the exons ATGTACACGCTGACACGCGGCCCCAGCAAACTGACCACGCAGCGCCGGACAG GTCCGACGCAGCAGGCGGTGGAAAGCAGCAAGCTGGGCGAGCTGCGGGGCCGGCTCCAGCCCGGCAACTGGCCCCCTGTTGG CCCAGCGCAGAAGCTCGTGTTCAACAGAGTGAACGGGAAGCGGCCGCAGCAGCTGGGCGCTCCTGAGGAGTGCTACACCTCGGCTCACGAGGAGAACGTCCGCTTCATCTATGAAG cctggcagcaggtAGAACAGCAGCTGGATGGCAGCAGGAGTGAGGACAGCACCTGTGGCCCTGTGCAGTACGTGGAGAAaacccccagccctgtgctgaaaA agcaatgA
- the MCRIP2 gene encoding MAPK regulated corepressor interacting protein 2 isoform X1 gives MYTLTRGPSKLTTQRRTGPTQQAVESSKLGELRGRLQPGNWPPVGPAQKLVFNRVNGKRPQQLGAPEECYTSAHEENVRFIYEAWQQVEQQLDGSRSEDSTCGPVQYVEKTPSPVLKNFVPIDLEEWWAQQFLAKIKNCS, from the exons ATGTACACGCTGACACGCGGCCCCAGCAAACTGACCACGCAGCGCCGGACAG GTCCGACGCAGCAGGCGGTGGAAAGCAGCAAGCTGGGCGAGCTGCGGGGCCGGCTCCAGCCCGGCAACTGGCCCCCTGTTGG CCCAGCGCAGAAGCTCGTGTTCAACAGAGTGAACGGGAAGCGGCCGCAGCAGCTGGGCGCTCCTGAGGAGTGCTACACCTCGGCTCACGAGGAGAACGTCCGCTTCATCTATGAAG cctggcagcaggtAGAACAGCAGCTGGATGGCAGCAGGAGTGAGGACAGCACCTGTGGCCCTGTGCAGTACGTGGAGAAaacccccagccctgtgctgaaaA ACTTTGTTCCCATTGACCTGGAGGAGTGGTGGGCACAGCAATTTCTGGCCAAAATCAAAAACTGCTCGTAA
- the METTL26 gene encoding methyltransferase-like 26 isoform X2: MRGAPAPAMQAPAAAQRNKGPILAVLREYAGSGAHAGRDDVLRVLEVGAGAGLHAAYFARELPQTRWQPSDVDPRALRSIAAYAEAMQVPNMLPPILLDVSQGWETWGGTQPASLDLLVSINMMHITELRCTEGLFKGAGVLLKPGGILFTYGQPYAQDGRISPQSNVDFDHSLRQSNPSWGLRDTALLQRLAEANGLRLERMVDMPANNKSLIFRKQ, encoded by the exons atGCGAGGCGCTCCCGCTCCGGCCATGCAAGCGCCGGCGGCCGCGCAGCGCAACAAGGGCCCGATCCTGGCCGTGCTGCGGGAATACGCGGGCTCTGGAGCCCACGCGGGACGCGACGACGTGCTGAGGGTGTTGGAGGtaggggcgggcgcggggctcCACGCCGCTTACTTCGCCCGGGAGCTGCCACAAACGCGCTGGCAGCCTTCAGACGTCGACCCCCGGGCTCTGCGCAG CATCGCTGCCTATGCAGAGGCCATGCAGGTGCCCAACATGCTGCCTCCCATCCTGCTGGATGTGTCCCAGGGCTGGGAGACCTGGGGGGGCACCCAACCTGCCAGCCTCGACCTCCTTGTCAGCATCAACATGATGCACATCACGGAGCTGCGCTGCACCGAG GGTCTGTTCAAGGGTGCTGGGGTGCTGCTGAAGCCTGGAGGAATACTCTTCACTTATGGG CAGCCCTACGCCCAGGACGGTCGCATCAGCCCCCAGAGCAACGTGGACTTCGACCACAGCCTGAGGCAGAG CAATCCCTCCTGGGGCCTTCGGGACACGGCGCTGCTGCAGCGGCTGGCTGAGGCCAACGGGCTACGTCTGGAGAggatg GTCGACATGCCAGCCAACAACAAGAGTCTCATCTTCCGCAAGCAGTAG
- the METTL26 gene encoding methyltransferase-like 26 isoform X3 — protein MRGAPAPAMQAPAAAQRNKGPILAVLREYAGSGAHAGRDDVLRVLEVGAGAGLHAAYFARELPQTRWQPSDVDPRALRSIAAYAEAMQVPNMLPPILLDVSQGWETWGGTQPASLDLLVSINMMHITELRCTEGLFKGAGVLLKPGGILFTYGPYAQDGRISPQSNVDFDHSLRQSNPSWGLRDTALLQRLAEANGLRLERMVDMPANNKSLIFRKQ, from the exons atGCGAGGCGCTCCCGCTCCGGCCATGCAAGCGCCGGCGGCCGCGCAGCGCAACAAGGGCCCGATCCTGGCCGTGCTGCGGGAATACGCGGGCTCTGGAGCCCACGCGGGACGCGACGACGTGCTGAGGGTGTTGGAGGtaggggcgggcgcggggctcCACGCCGCTTACTTCGCCCGGGAGCTGCCACAAACGCGCTGGCAGCCTTCAGACGTCGACCCCCGGGCTCTGCGCAG CATCGCTGCCTATGCAGAGGCCATGCAGGTGCCCAACATGCTGCCTCCCATCCTGCTGGATGTGTCCCAGGGCTGGGAGACCTGGGGGGGCACCCAACCTGCCAGCCTCGACCTCCTTGTCAGCATCAACATGATGCACATCACGGAGCTGCGCTGCACCGAG GGTCTGTTCAAGGGTGCTGGGGTGCTGCTGAAGCCTGGAGGAATACTCTTCACTTATGGG CCCTACGCCCAGGACGGTCGCATCAGCCCCCAGAGCAACGTGGACTTCGACCACAGCCTGAGGCAGAG CAATCCCTCCTGGGGCCTTCGGGACACGGCGCTGCTGCAGCGGCTGGCTGAGGCCAACGGGCTACGTCTGGAGAggatg GTCGACATGCCAGCCAACAACAAGAGTCTCATCTTCCGCAAGCAGTAG
- the METTL26 gene encoding methyltransferase-like 26 isoform X1, translated as MRGAPAPAMQAPAAAQRNKGPILAVLREYAGSGAHAGRDDVLRVLEVGAGAGLHAAYFARELPQTRWQPSDVDPRALRRKAPDSALRWLIGMAGTAVSPPSFPCSGLACFSSRKTQHWTLRQLSFPHSTLPLFFSRKASVSNNSQASQPLQLRDIPPPRKASIPNHSLPAQAPHFRTPFYPEKPPISSSQPGHSAGKNTTFHSQTSQAPQLGIVFPPAASVSVCPPLPRPGVLPARKAPAQPWLSPPPTHACPRCPTVMLSLMPGSSAPIPGSPALPGSGSQRLAPRTAPAFLCPACACVGLPAPEAQPAVAEPGPLPIRSQKSELCSSEGMKMSPGRGCSRRPSRRLPRQRQRPAGNVPKRV; from the exons atGCGAGGCGCTCCCGCTCCGGCCATGCAAGCGCCGGCGGCCGCGCAGCGCAACAAGGGCCCGATCCTGGCCGTGCTGCGGGAATACGCGGGCTCTGGAGCCCACGCGGGACGCGACGACGTGCTGAGGGTGTTGGAGGtaggggcgggcgcggggctcCACGCCGCTTACTTCGCCCGGGAGCTGCCACAAACGCGCTGGCAGCCTTCAGACGTCGACCCCCGGGCTCTGCGCAG GAAAGCCCCAGACTCAGCTCTTAGGTGGCTCATCGGGATGGCCGGCACTGCTGTGAGCCCGCCCAGCTTCCCCTGCTCAGGGCTGGCTTGTTTTTCCTCACGAAAGACACAACATTGGACCCTCAGGCAGCTCAGCTTCCCTCACTCAACGCTTCCTTTATTCTTCTCCAGAAAAGCCTCAGTATCCAACAACTCCCAGGCATCGCAGCCTCTCCAGCTCAGGGATATTCCCCCCCCTAGAAAAGCCTCAATACCCAACCActccctcccagcccaggcTCCCCACTTCAGGACTCCTTTTTACCCAGAAAAACCCCCAATATCCAGCTCCCAACCAGGCCACTCTGCAGGAAAAAACACAACATTCCACTCCCAAACATCTCAGGCTCCCCAGCTCGGGATTGTTTTTCCCCCAGCAGCCTCAGTATCcgtctgccctcccctcccccgcccCGGAGTGCTTCCTGCCCGCAAAGCGCCCGCGCAGCCGTGGCTCAGCCCTCCCCCTACCCACGCGTGCCCGCGATGCCCCACGGTGATGCTGAGCCTCATGCCCGGCTCCTCAGCCCCGATTCCCggctccccagccctccccgGCAGCGGTTCCCAGCGCCTCGCACCCCGCACCGCCCCCGCGTTTCTTTGCCCCGCGTGTGCGTGCGTGGGTCTGCCCGCACCCGAAGCACAGCCAGCCGTTGCGGAGCCGGGTCCGTTGCCAATCAGGAGCCAAAAATCCGAGCTCTGCAGCTCGGAGGGGATGAAAATGAGCCCGGGGCGGGGGTGCAGCCGCCGTCCTTCCCGGCGCCTCCCCCGGCAGCGGCAGCGTCCCGCGGGGAATGTGCCCAAAAGGGTGTGA
- the WFIKKN1 gene encoding WAP, Kazal, immunoglobulin, Kunitz and NTR domain-containing protein 1 has translation MPPHGSFGSPGRGRGAGGRLRLPPGIVLLLPLLAAAAGLSLQPARTRHLGVCPNQLNPNLWVDAQSTCERECQADQDCEGFEKCCTNVCGLRSCVAARFADGSAPVPALAPAASCERFVCAQQGSDCDIWDGQPVCKCKDRCEKEPNFTCASDGLTYYNKCYMDAEACLRGTRLTTVPCKHIFTWPDTSPVPQETTARPTPGAGPEVPVPPALYTNPFHQSVRAGGTVSFRCDVSGRPRPDITWEKQSDREENFIMRPDQMYGNVVVTNIGQLVIYNARHEDAGIYTCTARNAAGLLRADFPLSVLRREPAGGTPRAGAPQPLPGAPQPFPGAECLKEPDRRRCEVPEVRWHFDAKQGSCLTFRYGGCGANGNHFETYEECQAACLGSARPTCLLPMVQGPCQNWEPRWAYNHLLKQCHSFVYGGCEGNSNNFESKESCEDVCPFPKSLQCKGCRLKSKMVLSLCRSDFAIVGRLMEIVEDQDSGIARFALEDVLKDEKMGLKFFNIKYLEVTLTHMDWSCPCPNMTAEDGPLIIMGEVHDGMATLDPSSYVRAANDKRVKKIYELLEKKTCDLLNRFQD, from the exons ATGCCTCCTCATGGGAGTTTCGGCAgcccgggccggggccggggagCGGGTGGGCGGCTGCGGCTGCCCCCGGGCATCgtgctgctcctgcctttgctggcggcggcggcggggctgagCCTGCAGCCGGCCAGGACGCGGCACCTGGGGGTCTGCCCCAACCAGCTGAACCCCAACCTCTGGGTGGACGCGCAGAGCACCTGCGAGCGGGAGTGCCAGGCTGACCAG GACTGCGAAGGCTTCGAGAAGTGCTGCACCAACGTGTGCGGGCTGCGGAGCTGCGTGGCCGCTCGCTTCGCCGACGGCAGCGCGCCCGTGCCGGCGCTGGCACCCGCCGCCTCCTGCGAGCGCTTCGTGTGCGCCCAGCAGGGCTCCGACTGCGACATCTGGGACGGGCAGCCGGTGTGCAAGTGCAAGGACCGCTGCGAGAAGGAGCCCAACTTCACCTGCGCCTCCGACGGCCTCACCTACTACAACAAGTGCTACATGGACGCCGAGGCGTGCCTGCGCGGCACCCGCCTCACCACCGTGCCCTGCAAGCACATCTTCACCTGGCCCGACACCAGCCCCGTGCCGCAGGAGACCACGGCTCGGCCCACGCCGGGGGCAGGCCCCGAGGTGCCGGTGCCCCCGGCTCTTTACACCAACCCCTTCCACCAGTCCGTGCGCGCCGGCGGCACCGTCAGCTTCCGATGCGACGTGAGCGGCCGCCCGCGGCCGGACATCACCTGGGAGAAGCAGAGCGACAGGGAGGAGAACTTCATCATGAGGCCCGACCAGATGTACGGCAACGTGGTGGTCACCAACATCGGCCAGCTGGTCATCTACAACGCCCGCCACGAGGACGCCGGCATCTACACCTGCACGGCCAGGAACGCCGCCGGGCTGCTCCGCGCCGACTTCCCGCTGTCGGTGCTGCGGAGGGAGCCGGCGGGAGGGACCCCCCGCGCCggagccccccagcccctccccggcGCCCCCCAGCCCTTCCCCGGCGCCGAGTGCCTGAAGGAGCCGGACCGGCGGCGCTGCGAGGTGCCCGAGGTGCGCTGGCACTTCGACGCCAAGCAGGGCTCCTGCCTCACCTTCCGCTACGGCGGCTGCGGCGCCAACGGGAACCACTTCGAGACGTACGAGGAGTGCCAAGCCGCCTGCCTGGGCAGCGCCCGCCCCACCTGCCTGCTGCCCATGGTGCAGGGGCCGTGCCAGAACTGGGAGCCCCGCTGGGCGTACAACCACCTGCTGAAGCAGTGCCACTCCTTCGTCTACGGCGGCTGCGAGGGCAACAGCAACAACTTCGAGAGCAAGGAGAGCTGCGAGGACGTGTGTCCCTTCCCCAAGAGCCTGCAGTGCAAGGGCTGCCGCCTCAAGAGCAAGATGGTGCTGAGCCTGTGCCGCAGCGACTTCGCCATCGTGGGCAGGCTGATGGAGATCGTGGAGGACCAAGACTCCGGCATCGCCCGCTTCGCCCTCGAGGACGTCCTCAAGGACGAGAAGATGGGCCTCAAGTTCTTCAACATCAAGTACCTGGAGGTGACCTTGACCCACATGGACtggagctgcccctgccccaACATGACGGCGGAGGACGGGCCGCTGATCATCATGGGCGAGGTGCACGACGGCATGGCCACGCTGGACCCCAGCAGCTACGTCCGGGCAGCCAACGACAAGAGGGTCAAGAAGATCtatgagctgctggagaagaaaaCCTGCGACCTCCTGAACCGCTTCCAGGACTAG